From a single Pseudobutyrivibrio xylanivorans genomic region:
- a CDS encoding LacI family DNA-binding transcriptional regulator, whose translation MAITTNDLAKLCGVSRTTVIRALNNTGRINDTTKQMILKTAEDNGYKPDLLARSLAKGRTYTIGMVVLDSKNRYFAQMISAVSAEAEKLGYGVNINLHNNDPKKEMEKLKRMAAYKMDGIILSSINEGDEYREFLEGLGIPIVSVDNKIAEGIPFVDISQRKAMKTATEKVVAAGYKKLVFVCPPIKGNPNENIYVHQKRMEGFKQAVDKAGAKVKADYLLDWDYLKHVEKYEVTKDTAFVCTADEVALDIMMLLKNKGLEAGKNYGLHGFDAIDTLKYISPRLNSVNNNVELVSKEAMNLLFQYIDEKENDKSKRIIVPFELVDGETV comes from the coding sequence ATGGCTATTACTACTAATGATTTGGCGAAGCTTTGCGGGGTGTCCCGCACCACTGTTATCAGAGCTTTGAACAATACAGGGCGTATAAATGATACAACTAAACAAATGATTCTTAAGACCGCTGAGGACAATGGTTACAAGCCTGATCTTCTGGCTCGAAGTCTTGCAAAGGGACGGACCTATACAATCGGTATGGTTGTTTTGGATTCAAAGAATCGTTACTTTGCTCAGATGATTAGCGCGGTGAGTGCCGAGGCTGAGAAGCTTGGATACGGGGTCAATATCAACCTTCACAACAACGACCCTAAAAAGGAAATGGAAAAGCTAAAGAGGATGGCAGCCTACAAGATGGATGGAATCATTCTCTCTTCCATAAATGAGGGTGATGAGTATCGTGAGTTTCTTGAAGGTCTGGGAATACCAATCGTCTCTGTGGATAACAAGATAGCAGAGGGGATACCATTTGTGGATATTTCTCAGCGCAAGGCAATGAAGACTGCCACAGAAAAGGTAGTTGCAGCAGGCTATAAGAAGCTTGTTTTCGTTTGCCCACCAATAAAGGGCAACCCTAATGAAAATATCTATGTTCATCAAAAGCGTATGGAAGGATTTAAGCAGGCTGTGGACAAGGCTGGCGCTAAGGTAAAGGCAGACTATCTTCTTGATTGGGATTATTTGAAGCATGTGGAAAAATACGAGGTAACAAAGGACACTGCCTTTGTCTGTACTGCAGACGAGGTGGCCCTTGATATCATGATGCTTCTTAAAAATAAAGGCCTTGAGGCAGGCAAGAATTACGGTCTACACGGCTTTGATGCCATTGATACTCTTAAATATATCAGTCCACGACTCAACTCTGTAAACAACAATGTGGAGCTGGTTTCCAAGGAAGCTATGAACCTCCTTTTTCAGTACATCGACGAAAAAGAAAATGACAAGAGCAAAAGGATTATAGTGCCATTTGAACTTGTTGACGGCGAGACGGTGTAA
- a CDS encoding alpha-N-arabinofuranosidase — protein sequence MENRLIIDKDFKIGEVDKRLFGSFVEHMGRVVYSGIYEPDHPTADENGFRQDVAELAKKMGVGSVRYPGGNFVSNYNWMDGIGPKEKRPRKRDLAWKSIETNEVGIDEFMKWANKYQMEPIMAVNMGTKGLDEAVALIEYCNSETGTYYSDLRAENGHKEPYTIKTWCLGNEMDGEWQLGHKTAQEYGRLAHEIGKAMKLVDPSIELVVCGSSMSRNATFGDWEREVLANTYDEADYISLHQYYDGQDEGTKAFLARSLDMERYIDLVCGIADLEKKKRGSSKTLNICFDEWGVWSTPDFEVQKWVDEHPWQIAPPLGEQIYSMEDSLLFASMLMVLLKKCNRVKIGCQSLLANISACIMTKKGGEAWVQPIYFPFEMIANNAKGVVLEARYVGETYETEEFEQVPVVDSLVVYNEADRALAVFLVNRGEQETELVVDARAMALARVIESRVLYSDDIKLNNVKNHEAVKPASVDNVKLQGEEIKVSLKPFSFQMVRIGLK from the coding sequence ATGGAAAACAGGTTGATTATAGATAAGGATTTTAAAATTGGAGAGGTGGACAAGCGCCTGTTTGGTTCTTTTGTGGAGCACATGGGAAGGGTGGTTTATTCGGGAATATATGAGCCAGACCATCCTACAGCAGATGAGAATGGATTTCGACAGGATGTTGCAGAACTGGCAAAGAAAATGGGAGTTGGCAGCGTCAGATATCCTGGTGGAAATTTCGTTTCCAACTACAACTGGATGGATGGAATTGGTCCAAAGGAAAAACGACCACGCAAAAGAGATTTGGCATGGAAATCAATCGAGACCAACGAGGTTGGAATTGACGAATTCATGAAGTGGGCAAACAAGTACCAGATGGAGCCAATCATGGCTGTGAATATGGGAACCAAGGGGCTGGACGAGGCAGTGGCTTTGATTGAATATTGCAACAGCGAGACTGGAACCTATTACAGTGATTTGCGCGCTGAAAATGGACATAAGGAACCATACACAATCAAGACCTGGTGCCTTGGAAATGAGATGGATGGCGAGTGGCAGCTGGGACACAAGACAGCCCAGGAATATGGCAGACTTGCCCATGAAATTGGAAAGGCAATGAAGCTTGTGGACCCATCGATTGAGCTGGTGGTTTGTGGTAGCTCAATGTCGAGAAATGCTACCTTTGGAGACTGGGAGCGAGAGGTTCTGGCAAATACCTATGATGAGGCAGATTATATTTCCTTGCACCAATATTATGATGGTCAGGACGAGGGAACCAAAGCATTTTTAGCCCGTTCTTTAGATATGGAACGATACATCGATTTGGTCTGTGGCATAGCTGATTTGGAGAAAAAGAAGCGTGGTAGCAGCAAGACCCTTAATATTTGTTTCGACGAGTGGGGTGTTTGGTCTACACCTGATTTTGAGGTGCAGAAGTGGGTGGATGAGCATCCTTGGCAAATTGCGCCACCTCTTGGTGAGCAGATATATTCCATGGAGGATTCACTGCTCTTTGCCAGCATGTTGATGGTACTTTTGAAGAAGTGTAATCGTGTAAAGATTGGCTGCCAGTCATTACTTGCAAATATCAGTGCCTGCATCATGACGAAAAAAGGTGGAGAGGCATGGGTTCAGCCAATATATTTCCCATTTGAGATGATCGCAAACAACGCTAAGGGCGTAGTGCTTGAGGCAAGATATGTGGGTGAGACCTATGAGACTGAGGAGTTCGAACAGGTGCCAGTTGTAGATAGTCTGGTTGTTTATAACGAAGCAGACAGGGCTCTTGCAGTTTTCCTTGTAAATCGAGGAGAACAGGAGACTGAGCTTGTAGTTGATGCAAGGGCTATGGCTCTGGCTAGGGTTATAGAATCCAGGGTATTGTATTCTGATGACATCAAGCTTAACAATGTTAAGAACCATGAGGCAGTTAAGCCAGCGTCTGTGGATAATGTGAAATTGCAGGGTGAAGAAATTAAGGTAAGCCTGAAACCATTCTCTTTCCAGATGGTTCGAATTGGTTTAAAATAG
- a CDS encoding carbohydrate ABC transporter permease, with protein sequence MNRKAFDILGTVVLVIIMLIILLPLFWLLVSAFKSDFDVMRWPPKFFPSEWVGTQFAYVWKVLPIPTMLKNTVCFAGAVTIISLFFDSLAAYAFARMDFCGKKIIFGIILLTMMIPFQIVMIPIYLEEYKMGILNSFIGLVLPRAASAYGIFMLTSFFTGIPKSLDEAARIDGMSEIQIYLKIILPLSKPALVTLGIFHLMNNWNDLLYPMMLTSTQERRTLSAGLATLVGSNAIKYGPTLAATVIAIAPLLIVFLLGQRFFMEGIATSGMKE encoded by the coding sequence ATGAACAGAAAAGCTTTTGACATCTTGGGAACAGTGGTGTTAGTTATCATCATGCTCATTATTTTATTGCCGCTGTTTTGGCTTTTGGTTTCAGCCTTCAAATCAGATTTTGATGTAATGCGTTGGCCACCGAAGTTTTTCCCATCTGAGTGGGTAGGCACGCAGTTTGCTTATGTTTGGAAGGTACTGCCGATTCCGACTATGCTGAAAAACACAGTGTGCTTTGCAGGCGCAGTAACAATAATCAGTTTGTTCTTTGATTCTCTTGCGGCCTATGCTTTCGCCAGAATGGATTTCTGTGGCAAGAAAATCATCTTTGGAATTATCCTGCTTACCATGATGATTCCATTTCAAATTGTTATGATTCCAATTTATTTGGAAGAATATAAAATGGGAATTCTCAACTCCTTCATAGGTCTGGTGTTACCACGAGCTGCAAGCGCTTACGGTATTTTCATGCTGACTTCATTCTTCACGGGAATTCCCAAATCCTTGGATGAGGCCGCTCGAATTGATGGAATGAGCGAGATACAGATATATTTGAAAATCATTTTACCGTTGTCGAAGCCAGCACTTGTTACACTTGGAATTTTCCATTTGATGAACAACTGGAACGATTTGCTCTATCCTATGATGCTCACCAGCACACAGGAGAGGCGCACGTTATCAGCTGGCTTGGCCACACTGGTTGGAAGTAATGCCATAAAATACGGACCAACATTGGCGGCTACAGTAATTGCAATCGCACCACTTTTGATAGTCTTTCTGCTGGGACAGAGGTTCTTTATGGAAGGCATCGCTACATCAGGAATGAAAGAATAG
- a CDS encoding carbohydrate ABC transporter permease, whose product MKRNQKLAYLFIAPSSLILIIFVFVPLFEAFFISLTNMDIYMNGYNFIGVDNYLRILEDSRVWNATRNTIVYTIIEVPLQIALSLFILLLMLGNNKFHKFLRTVFYIPYVCSMTAISVMWSMILNKNSGMVAFMLSKIGIEIPNLLGTPGYAMGTVIAVSVWKSFGYTLTLLSAAALGVSQSLYEAAEIDGASWIKKFIYVTIPGIRETIAFCLVTTLITALQVFDQIYVLTQGGPLYSTETLVGYIYDRGFKTAPFDVGYATSVAVYLFFLIAIITFVLRRYATRREEE is encoded by the coding sequence GTGAAGAGGAATCAAAAATTAGCATACCTGTTCATAGCGCCATCATCGTTGATTTTAATAATATTTGTGTTTGTGCCACTTTTTGAGGCTTTCTTCATTAGCTTGACTAACATGGATATTTACATGAATGGATATAATTTTATTGGAGTGGACAATTACCTTAGAATTCTTGAGGATTCAAGAGTTTGGAATGCCACAAGGAACACTATCGTATATACGATAATTGAAGTGCCGCTTCAGATTGCATTATCACTTTTTATTTTACTTTTGATGCTTGGAAATAATAAGTTCCACAAATTCTTAAGAACAGTTTTCTATATTCCTTATGTTTGCTCCATGACAGCAATCAGTGTTATGTGGTCTATGATTTTAAATAAGAATTCTGGAATGGTTGCTTTCATGCTCAGCAAAATCGGAATCGAAATCCCAAATCTTCTTGGAACGCCGGGCTATGCAATGGGTACCGTAATTGCGGTATCAGTATGGAAAAGCTTTGGCTACACATTGACACTGCTTTCAGCAGCAGCTCTTGGTGTTTCACAATCACTGTACGAGGCAGCAGAGATTGACGGAGCATCATGGATTAAGAAATTCATCTATGTGACAATCCCTGGAATAAGAGAGACAATAGCATTTTGTCTTGTGACAACCTTAATCACAGCCCTTCAGGTATTCGATCAGATTTATGTTTTGACTCAGGGTGGGCCACTTTATTCAACAGAGACACTAGTGGGCTACATCTACGACAGGGGCTTCAAGACAGCGCCTTTTGACGTGGGTTATGCTACTTCAGTTGCAGTTTACTTATTCTTCCTGATTGCGATAATCACATTCGTACTCAGAAGATACGCCACTAGAAGGGAGGAAGAGTAA
- a CDS encoding ABC transporter substrate-binding protein has translation MKRKIISGLLAGLMAMSLFTGCGSAANTTTASEGGSDTGAKAEASTSDPITISFWCNFTGSDGDVLREIVDKYNSTNTDNIKVEIDIMDYGTLQSKLPTAISTGTGPSFILAGVELIKQYKENDMIEPIDDFWDVTGIDKSNYNANVLEKSYFDGTQYGVPMQYNLQYLYYNKDLFAAAGLDPEAPPTTMEELEKDAIACTDEANGIYGLGLPVNYGNYVEYLWANGGDVVSVDGKENFLNSDANIKTLTWIQNMINEGVSPKALDAGEADTMFQAGRLAMYTSGPWNINGLNQLGVNYGITAIPAGTDGAFSPEGGCSWMLTKGADEATKQAAYKFMAYWISDDILKEWSNRNGFPVWANSVLKDSEIQANEILADVSAASTIGRDYHLTLDCGSQIDADVMQPMMEKILSGEDVKASVTEASAKLDEVLGL, from the coding sequence ATGAAACGAAAAATTATTAGTGGTTTGCTGGCAGGATTGATGGCCATGAGTCTTTTCACAGGATGTGGCTCAGCAGCTAACACAACAACTGCATCAGAAGGGGGAAGCGACACTGGTGCAAAGGCAGAGGCATCTACCTCAGATCCAATCACAATTTCATTCTGGTGCAACTTCACTGGATCAGATGGTGACGTTCTTCGAGAGATTGTGGACAAGTACAATTCAACAAACACAGATAATATAAAGGTTGAAATTGACATCATGGACTATGGAACACTTCAGTCAAAGCTTCCAACAGCAATTTCAACAGGAACAGGTCCTTCGTTCATTCTTGCAGGTGTTGAGCTTATCAAGCAGTACAAAGAGAACGATATGATTGAGCCAATCGATGATTTCTGGGATGTGACAGGAATTGATAAGTCAAACTACAATGCAAACGTTCTTGAAAAATCATATTTCGATGGCACACAGTATGGTGTTCCAATGCAGTACAACCTTCAGTATCTGTACTATAACAAGGATTTGTTTGCAGCAGCTGGTCTTGATCCAGAGGCACCACCTACCACAATGGAGGAGCTTGAGAAGGATGCAATTGCCTGCACAGACGAAGCAAACGGCATCTACGGACTTGGACTTCCAGTTAACTATGGCAACTATGTTGAATATCTTTGGGCAAACGGTGGCGATGTTGTAAGCGTTGATGGTAAGGAGAACTTCCTTAACTCTGATGCAAATATCAAGACTCTTACCTGGATTCAGAACATGATTAATGAAGGTGTTTCACCAAAGGCTCTCGATGCAGGTGAGGCAGACACAATGTTCCAGGCAGGAAGACTTGCAATGTACACAAGCGGCCCTTGGAATATCAATGGTTTAAATCAGCTTGGTGTTAATTACGGTATTACAGCAATTCCAGCAGGTACAGATGGCGCATTCTCTCCAGAGGGTGGCTGCTCATGGATGCTCACAAAGGGCGCTGACGAGGCAACAAAGCAGGCTGCATACAAGTTCATGGCTTACTGGATTAGTGATGACATTTTAAAGGAATGGTCAAACAGAAATGGATTCCCAGTTTGGGCAAATTCAGTTTTGAAGGATTCAGAGATTCAGGCAAACGAAATCCTTGCAGACGTTTCTGCAGCTTCAACAATTGGTAGAGATTATCATCTTACATTAGACTGTGGCTCACAGATTGATGCAGATGTAATGCAGCCAATGATGGAAAAGATTCTTTCAGGCGAGGATGTTAAGGCATCTGTAACAGAGGCTTCAGCAAAGCTTGATGAGGTATTAGGTTTATAA